GTCGATGATTTCCAATGGCAACACAGTCACGGGAATTTCTTCCTGAATGTCAGACATTTTCTATATGCTATATGCTGCTGATAAATACAAGAGATGGTATGTCGTGGCAGCCTGAACAATCAAGCACTTGAAATACTTttgttcagaagatggTATCCACACGACAGGTTGCAAAAACATAAACTATTTGCTGTTGCGTCCTGCTATTATTAGTTTTGATGTTTCCAACTCTCCGTTCTGTTCTACTCCAGTCCAGAATTAGATCAAACTTCTAGTGCTATTCCACAGACttacttcttcattattaATATGTTGTTCTTGGGTTATATCCTCCACTATTTAAATACTATTTCAACAGAACCGGCTTCGCCTTGGTGGTCAACATGATTTTCTCAAgctttttctctttcttcacAGGATTCTTCTTTACGGGCCTGTTATTCTCCTTGTCACTATCAGACTTGGTCAACACCCTACTGTTCCATCCATCGAAATCGATCAATGCTTGCATACATCCCCACTCAGTAATCTTGTTTTGTAACCATACCAAGTTAACAGGTTTTGTCAAGTAATCATTGCACCCTGCCATCAAGGCATTCTTCTTATCAACAGAAGAATTAGATGATGCTGTCAAAGCTACGATAATCACCGGGGATCGGAAAATCCCCAAGTCAAGCTTTTCCGCTTCTTTCAACTGATCGGgattttcaaaatctgTAACAAGCTCGTTTTCAGCAAAGACCCCAATTCTGTTGATTTTCTCCAAATGACGAATTTCCTTCGTAGCCTCGATCCCTGACTTCACCGGTAACTGAATATCCATTAGAACAAGATGGAATCCTCCCTTACGCCATTTATCGATTGCCTCTTGTCCATTCTTAGCAATCTGATAATGTATTTTGTGCTTTCTTAAAAATGCTCCTAAAATAGCCTGGTTAATGGCATTATCTTCTACAACCAATACAGAAATCGATGGTAACACTTTATCCGTTGTGCTTTTCGACGACTTTAAATTCTTGGCTTTAGATTTGGTACTGGTATTCTTTTCATGGTCCTTAGCATCTTTTGGTTTGAGGACCTCATTGTTCGTCTCTGATTGCGTACTGCTATTAGGGGTATCTCTAGTAGGTGAGTTCAACCTTTGCACCTCGCCAGGAGGTGAAGGCGACATAGAAAACGCTTCTCGTTGTGGCAAGTCAGAGTTATGTACATTGTGTTTTCCGTTGCTTCGAGGCTCTACAAGCTCTTCTATGGGTTCCTGTTTAAGTTTCAAGTTGTTGCCTACTTTGTCGCGCAACGAAAACGCATCTGAGCTCAGACCATTATCGGGACTCGTAATTCCTACGCCTATGTTGGTTAAATTGTTTGTCTGGATCGCCTTAAGACTGTTCCCCTTTCTGGAAAGCATTCCCTCGTCTACAGAGtatctctttttcaaattgttaGAACTCGAACTTCCACCACCAGCCAAGGAAAAGTTCTTGGGTAATAATAGCACTGCCTGAGAATTGGTTCCATTAGACGCAGAGACGGGAGACTGTGGAGGATTTGAATGAGATCTTCTATGGCTGGCATGTACAGGTGAATTAATAGTAGCTGGTGACACAGACCGGTCTTTGGGCAAGCCAGGAGTACTAAAAGATGTAGCTTGGTACAAGTACTGAGGTTTGGGGGCATGATAATGGCCCGAAGAGCTCAGTACAGGTGTGGACACTTTTTCCTGGAGATGTGAATGAGTACTAATGATCGGTGGTGATGGCTGTTGTACTTGAatttgttggttttgtGGGTTATTATTGCTATTACTCATAGCAGTGTTGTACATGGCAGAAAGTTGGGTGTTACTATTGTTTCTGTAGTAATTAGTGGTGCTGAAACTGCCTCTGGCGCTGTTTCCGCCACTATTATTGTTACTGTGAATGCCATACGCATTGATGCTATTACCTCCCATTAACTCCAGTGACACTTGTGGAATCACAGTGGTGAACTCCGTACCGCTTACTTGGGGTGCCACTATCACAAATGAATCAGACATGCCCATACCATTGGGGAAGTATAAATCAAGTATGGAAAACACGTTCTGGTCTGGTTCCAACGTTACCGTATTAGTCGTGTTTTTTGAATGCGAAGTATTCATCGATGTTGGTGAATTCTTTAAATTATCAGGCGACATAGAAAGGTTCAAAACACGTTTGCCCATCAGAGTTGAGTTAGGTTGTTTGGATCCCAGTTCCAAATGTAACGCCAAGTCAGCTGGATCGAAAACACGAGCCAAAGAGTTCGGAAACTTGTTCATAACCATGAGCTTGAGATCATCTACAATATCGTTGATGTGCACTTTTAACGTTGTCGGAGTTCCATTTGGTCGTTTCACCCAGACTCGTCTTCCAGCAGATGGGCTGTACTGGCTACTGTTAGCGCTGTTGATGTTACTATGAGCTGAAGCATTCGAATATTGATTGTTAAGTCCAGCGTTGGTGGAATGGTGACTTTGAGTGGTGACTTTAGAAGACTTCTTGGAAGGTGTCGAAGTGTTGGAAGAAACTCTTGGCCCAGAGCtctctgaagaagcaaTCTTAGACCCATACGAGTTCATGGCTCATACGATGATGTGATGATGATTATTACTGGTATATTATGGGATAGTTAAGTGACTTAATACTTCCATACAGAGATTGTATCTCTCTAGATATTTTATTTATGATAATTGATGAAACTAATACTTTATTTGCGATTGAATGGTTTTTTTGGATTGTGTAGTAGCTATTTAATCAATATTAAATAAACGAACAATAATGTAAGAGATTTCTTGAGGATGAACCAGTTCTATGCAGCTATTCTTCTCGAGTTGATCTCAAATCAATTAACACCCTTGTTTGTTTGATTTGCTAGGAGGAGCTGGCTTTTTGATCAATTTGTAGACATACAAAAACTCGCTTTTATTCCGTGAGGAAGGGTATCTTGTTTCCTGTATGCGGCGCCCTATTTTCCATTATCTATAAGCTGGTAGAGGAAGTTGCCATATTAAACAAACGGGGCGGAACTTCACAGATAAGAGGGTTATATCTAGACACGGGAACATTGTCATTGGCAAAATAAATACGTACATATACTCGTTAACTAAAGTAGTGATACTTGATTTATAACAGATGATGAAAGACATATGTCTTGGTATTTACCGAGATACTTAACATATGAAGACATTGAGTCTAACAGTAGAGTAGAGGATACAGTGGCTCAGTCATACATATCACTATGACATTAGAGACAATGATAATATTAATTGTTCTTAATACAATGGTTCTGGTCATAGTCACTCCCagtcgtcatcttcttcgtccttaGGGTCTTCCTTGGCTGGTTTTGTGGCTTCATCTTCGGACTCCTTGAGATTCTTGCTTAGATTGAcggtttcttcatcttcttcatcgtcatccCAAGTgaattcttcgtcatcgtcattgGCACTGGCCTGGCTTCCCTTTTTTTCTAACAActcctttctcttcttttcggATTCCTTAAGTTTATCctcgttcttgaagtatctGTACCAGAACAAGTTGTACGACACTTTAACAGGTACAATCTCATTCATCAATTTGGTCAATGTTTGTGGATACTGCTCTAACAACTCAGAAATTTCCTTAGTCTTGGAATCAGCACTGTATTTCTCAGCTTCTGCCTTGTCATCAAGTTCCTCTGTCAAGTAGTAAGATTCTGTTGTGTGcaatttgtagaaatcaGTCTCATAACGAGAAGTCCCGTAGTTTTCATGCGTATTGataccagaagaagaagcgAACAAAGTCTCCTTCTCATTGACAGGAGCTTCCGGAGTCACAGAAATCATATTGCTAAggaaagaagcaaatgaaCTCACATATTTTCCAGCTTGATTCTCCACGATTTCGAGTTTGGAGTCCAAAACATCAAGGGCTGTATTGGCTTGTTCCAGCAAGTTCTTAATATCTACTTTAACAGCAGGCAATTGTACCTTCTTaatctgttcttcaatagaGGCCAAGTTCTCAGTGACATTCAATGTATTgttattcttcaaactttcTCTTGCAGAGTTCAATTGTCCAAGCAACTGCTCCTTACGTTCGTCCAACTTGTATTTGGCTTGCAAGTCGCTTGCATTCTTCGAGGCATTGGACCACAAATCCAGAAACTTGCTTTCCAAGGCGTTGTACATATTATTGATTTCCAGTTCTAATTTCTGGACCGTTTCTTCGGTTTTGTTATCATGTTCTTCTGAGAAAGCGTTCTGAACAGATGTGTCTTTggtgacttcttcttctgctacAGCAGG
This window of the Scheffersomyces stipitis CBS 6054 chromosome 6, complete sequence genome carries:
- a CDS encoding predicted protein (go_function two-component response regulator activity; DNA binding~go_process two-component signal transduction system (phosphorelay); regulation of transcription, DNA-dependent), producing MNSYGSKIASSESSGPRVSSNTSTPSKKSSKVTTQSHHSTNAGLNNQYSNASAHSNINSANSSQYSPSAGRRVWVKRPNGTPTTLKVHINDIVDDLKLMVMNKFPNSLARVFDPADLALHLESGSKQPNSTSMGKRVLNLSMSPDNLKNSPTSMNTSHSKNTTNTVTLEPDQNVFSILDLYFPNGMGMSDSFVIVAPQVSGTEFTTVIPQVSSELMGGNSINAYGIHSNNNSGGNSARGSFSTTNYYRNNSNTQLSAMYNTAMSNSNNNPQNQQIQVQQPSPPIISTHSHLQEKVSTPVSSSSGHYHAPKPQYLYQATSFSTPGLPKDRSVSPATINSPVHASHRRSHSNPPQSPVSASNGTNSQAVLLLPKNFSLAGGGSSSSNNLKKRYSVDEGMLSRKGNSLKAIQTNNLTNIGVGITSPDNGSSSDAFSLRDKVGNNLKLKQEPIEELVEPRSNGKHNVHNSDLPQREAFSMSPSPPGEVQRLNSPTRDTPNSSTQSETNNEVLKPKDAKDHEKNTSTKSKAKNLKSSKSTTDKVLPSISVLVVEDNAINQAILGAFLRKHKIHYQIAKNGQEAIDKWRKGGFHLVLMDIQLPVKSGIEATKEIRHLEKINRIGVFAENELVTDFENPDQLKEAEKLDLGIFRSPVIIVALTASSNSSVDKKNALMAGCNDYLTKPVNLVWLQNKITEWGCMQALIDFDGWNSRVLTKSDSDKENNRPVKKNPVKKEKKLEKIMLTTKAKPVSLK
- a CDS encoding predicted protein, with the protein product MEFADPAVAEEEVTKDTSVQNAFSEEHDNKTEETVQKLESEINNMYNALESKFSDLWSNASKNASDLQAKYKLDERKEQLLGQLNSARESLKNNNTLNVTENLASIEEQIKKVQLPAVKVDIKNLSEQANTALDVLDSKLEIVENQAGKYVSSFASFLSNMISVTPEAPVNEKETLFASSSGINTHENYGTSRYETDFYKLHTTESYYLTEELDDKAEAEKYSADSKTKEISELLEQYPQTLTKLMNEIVPVKVSYNLFWYRYFKNEDKLKESEKKRKELLEKKGSQASANDDDEEFTWDDDEEDEETVNLSKNLKESEDEATKPAKEDPKDEEDDDWE